Proteins encoded within one genomic window of Polynucleobacter duraquae:
- the hisF gene encoding imidazole glycerol phosphate synthase subunit HisF, whose product MLTKRIIPCLDVTAGRVVKGVNFVGLRDAGDPVEIAKRYNTQGADELTFLDITATSDGRDLILHIIEDVASQVFIPLTVGGGVRAVADVRRLLNAGADKVSMNSSAVANPDLVSDAAAYYGSQCIVVAIDAKKTEAGNWEVFTHGGRTATGMDVVAWASEVAKRGAGEILLTSMNRDGSKDGFDLELTAAVSDAVTVPVIASGGVGNLQHLVDGITKGHADAVLAASIFHYGEYTVGQAKEYMASQGIPVRI is encoded by the coding sequence GTGCTAACTAAAAGAATTATTCCCTGTCTTGATGTCACGGCAGGGCGCGTTGTGAAGGGTGTGAACTTCGTGGGCCTGCGCGATGCGGGTGATCCGGTGGAGATTGCTAAGCGCTACAACACTCAAGGTGCTGATGAACTTACCTTTTTAGACATTACTGCTACCTCTGATGGCCGTGATCTGATATTGCACATCATTGAAGATGTTGCCTCCCAAGTATTTATTCCTTTGACTGTGGGCGGTGGCGTGCGCGCAGTAGCGGATGTGCGTCGTTTACTTAATGCGGGCGCTGACAAGGTCAGTATGAACTCTTCTGCAGTAGCCAATCCAGATTTAGTTTCTGATGCGGCGGCATATTATGGTTCGCAGTGCATCGTGGTTGCCATCGATGCTAAAAAAACTGAAGCAGGTAATTGGGAAGTCTTTACGCATGGCGGTAGAACCGCTACCGGAATGGATGTAGTTGCATGGGCTTCTGAAGTCGCTAAACGTGGTGCTGGAGAAATTTTGCTCACCAGCATGAACCGTGACGGCAGTAAAGATGGCTTTGATCTGGAGTTAACTGCAGCAGTTAGCGATGCAGTAACTGTTCCAGTGATTGCTTCTGGTGGTGTGGGTAATTTGCAGCACTTGGTTGATGGTATTACCAAGGGTCATGCTGATGCAGTTCTTGCAGCCAGTATTTTCCATTACGGTGAATACACTGTCGGCCAAGCGAAAGAATATATGGCAAGCCAAGGGATTCCTGTCCGCATTTAA
- the hisI gene encoding phosphoribosyl-AMP cyclohydrolase: MTMKNTFIPIQSLEAGAWLDSVTWNEQGLVPVIAQEVGSKDILMMAWMNRDALLATLRLGEAVYWTRSRQKLWHKGEESGHTQKVKEIRLDCDGDTILLMVEQKDGIACHTGEHSCFFLRWDSGKSAWVDESTGHK; encoded by the coding sequence ATGACCATGAAAAATACCTTCATTCCAATTCAGTCTTTAGAGGCTGGAGCATGGCTTGATTCCGTCACTTGGAATGAGCAAGGCCTAGTCCCAGTAATCGCTCAGGAAGTGGGTAGTAAAGATATCTTGATGATGGCCTGGATGAATCGAGATGCGCTATTAGCAACACTACGCTTGGGCGAGGCAGTATATTGGACCCGCTCAAGGCAAAAGCTATGGCACAAGGGTGAAGAATCTGGTCACACCCAAAAGGTAAAAGAAATCCGTCTCGATTGCGATGGCGACACCATTTTGCTCATGGTTGAGCAAAAAGACGGTATTGCTTGCCATACTGGCGAGCATAGCTGCTTCTTTCTGCGCTGGGATTCTGGTAAGTCTGCCTGGGTGGATGAGTCTACAGGTCACAAATAA
- a CDS encoding phosphoribosyl-ATP diphosphatase, translated as MTSPAQNPSNLDSALAHLADVVDQRRDEFKAGDADPKTSYTALLFSKGDDGILKKIGEEATEAVMAAKDARNSNLAPEQQKLLVGEMADLWFHCLIALSQFGLRPEDVVAELNRRLGTSGIEEKAARKAANKE; from the coding sequence ATGACTAGTCCAGCACAAAACCCTTCTAATTTAGATTCCGCTTTGGCTCATTTGGCCGATGTGGTGGATCAGCGACGTGATGAATTCAAGGCTGGAGATGCAGATCCCAAGACTTCTTATACCGCTTTGCTCTTTTCGAAGGGTGATGATGGGATTTTGAAAAAAATTGGTGAAGAGGCCACTGAAGCCGTGATGGCGGCTAAGGATGCGCGTAATTCCAATCTAGCCCCTGAACAGCAAAAGCTCTTGGTGGGTGAGATGGCTGACCTTTGGTTCCATTGCTTAATTGCACTCTCCCAGTTCGGCTTGCGTCCTGAGGATGTTGTGGCTGAGCTCAATCGTCGTTTGGGCACTTCAGGTATTGAAGAAAAAGCCGCCAGAAAAGCGGCTAATAAGGAGTAA
- a CDS encoding histidine triad nucleotide-binding protein, producing the protein MAHDPNCLFCKISQGLIPSQKLYEDGEIYAFKDINPAAPIHFLIIPKKHIPMLESAELADAPLLGRMMELAPRLAKEQGCRPGKDGGFRVVVNNGADGGQEVYHLHLHVMGGPRPWKK; encoded by the coding sequence ATGGCGCATGACCCTAATTGCCTGTTTTGTAAGATTTCTCAAGGATTAATCCCATCTCAGAAGCTCTATGAAGATGGGGAAATCTATGCTTTTAAGGATATCAACCCAGCCGCACCCATCCATTTTTTAATAATTCCCAAAAAACATATACCAATGTTGGAGTCTGCAGAACTGGCAGATGCGCCATTGCTAGGTAGAATGATGGAATTAGCACCGCGTCTCGCCAAAGAGCAGGGTTGCCGTCCCGGAAAAGATGGTGGCTTTAGAGTAGTGGTGAACAATGGTGCAGATGGTGGGCAAGAAGTCTATCACTTGCATTTGCATGTGATGGGCGGTCCGCGCCCCTGGAAAAAATAG
- the tatA gene encoding Sec-independent protein translocase subunit TatA — MGSFSIWHWLIVLVIVMLVFGTKKLRNIGTDLGGAVKGFKDGMKTPEGAEESQDKAKEQIQTAAASPEKTVDVQAKDINK, encoded by the coding sequence ATGGGTTCATTTAGCATTTGGCATTGGTTGATTGTTCTGGTAATCGTGATGTTGGTATTTGGTACCAAAAAATTGCGAAATATCGGTACAGACTTAGGTGGCGCTGTTAAAGGTTTCAAAGACGGCATGAAAACGCCTGAGGGAGCTGAAGAGTCGCAAGATAAAGCCAAGGAACAAATTCAGACCGCTGCCGCATCACCAGAGAAAACTGTGGATGTTCAGGCAAAAGACATCAATAAATAA
- the tatB gene encoding Sec-independent protein translocase protein TatB: MIDLGVSKLALIAVVALIVVGPERLPKIARMAGNLFGRAQRYMADVKSEVSRQMDVEEFKKLREESVSAFKDVESSLQSTVQEAGANLSDQADIFENNFTRAPLDEKEVLSKSIRQGRKSWGVRRAARPVWFKHSTGMRTRVQSGAARMKRFHHSANK; the protein is encoded by the coding sequence ATGATTGATCTCGGAGTTTCAAAGCTTGCACTCATTGCAGTAGTTGCATTGATAGTGGTTGGCCCAGAGCGTCTTCCTAAGATCGCCCGCATGGCGGGTAATTTGTTTGGACGTGCTCAACGCTATATGGCGGATGTCAAATCTGAGGTTAGCCGACAAATGGATGTCGAGGAGTTCAAGAAACTCCGTGAAGAAAGCGTCTCTGCTTTCAAAGATGTTGAGAGCTCACTTCAATCTACCGTTCAAGAGGCGGGTGCCAATCTAAGTGATCAGGCCGACATCTTTGAAAATAATTTCACTAGAGCACCTCTTGATGAAAAAGAAGTGCTTAGCAAGTCAATCCGTCAGGGGCGAAAGAGTTGGGGTGTGAGACGTGCAGCCAGACCGGTTTGGTTTAAGCATTCCACTGGAATGCGCACAAGAGTTCAATCTGGTGCCGCTCGTATGAAGCGTTTTCACCATAGTGCCAATAAGTAA
- the tatC gene encoding twin-arginine translocase subunit TatC — protein MTDKNSTEDSGLQESFLSHLFELRDRIIKSALAIIAVFVCLVYWAPDIFHLFSQPLLDSLPSGGKMIVTDVTGSFFVPMKVTMLVAFLIALPVVMYQLWAFIAPGLYQHERKLIVPLVVSSYSLFIFGMAFAYLLVFPTVFEFMASYNAPLGAEMSTDIDKYLSFAMNTFLAFGLTFEVPVVVVVLVRMGMVPLEKLREIRPYVIVGAFVISAVVTPPDVLSQLLLAIPMTLLYELGLLIARFYVPKPTDDAVDASSKPDTQATT, from the coding sequence ATGACTGACAAAAATTCAACAGAAGATTCCGGTTTACAAGAATCCTTTTTGTCTCATTTATTTGAGTTACGTGATCGTATTATTAAGTCTGCACTAGCCATCATTGCGGTATTCGTCTGCTTGGTGTATTGGGCGCCGGATATTTTTCATTTATTTTCACAGCCGCTATTGGACTCATTGCCCTCAGGCGGAAAAATGATTGTGACGGATGTCACGGGATCATTCTTTGTGCCGATGAAGGTCACGATGTTGGTAGCCTTCTTGATTGCGTTGCCGGTAGTGATGTATCAGCTTTGGGCATTTATTGCTCCTGGCTTATATCAACATGAGCGAAAGCTGATTGTGCCTTTGGTGGTGAGTAGCTATAGCCTGTTTATATTTGGTATGGCTTTTGCCTACCTCTTGGTATTTCCTACAGTGTTTGAGTTTATGGCAAGTTATAACGCACCACTTGGCGCTGAAATGTCGACTGATATTGATAAGTACCTCAGTTTTGCGATGAACACATTCCTAGCCTTTGGGCTTACTTTTGAAGTACCCGTTGTGGTTGTAGTTTTAGTGCGCATGGGCATGGTTCCCCTAGAAAAGCTCAGAGAGATTCGTCCTTATGTGATCGTTGGTGCATTTGTGATCTCTGCCGTGGTTACGCCACCCGATGTTCTATCACAATTGCTATTAGCAATTCCTATGACTCTGCTTTATGAGTTAGGACTATTGATTGCGCGTTTTTACGTTCCAAAGCCGACAGACGATGCTGTTGACGCAAGTTCAAAGCCAGATACTCAAGCCACGACTTGA
- a CDS encoding tetratricopeptide repeat protein, giving the protein MASREFLKILQSARLGDVSAQQKLASAYLTGALKTPIQPANALIWLEKSYLSIQNQIDSKFTPGITNSPALKEYTPEMQSVLKQISAVPLELTFNSPAFSFGWETFWMLAKTNIDVSHAAQWQLAELLLDPNKKDLHEALSEWLIKRNASLDFPTLQKTAKEFLVHLVESETPFTNSAKELLIKLQPKDEALSSLWSAWLSEKNESVLMQAAELGLTIAKLTLGLRLAQLNEVDSDVRDLDGPSGKSNASLKKAAYWLGLAAKDGDRDAWFALGEIYRRPQFSGYNASESDRCFDRAADLGHPVAQFRRGANLWRKREKVEEKIRGLQASYWIWQAHQQGVPEAKELLSKVLENVSSPKNNDWHHLALHAEKALNHHAEHQLDEEWILLCHRLIVANQFNLSKAELLLCEVGQLQHEHCVVVDIRHELPKILPRLIQIDTTQQRRSLLAAGKVFASSNTDLEGNLRQRRYRFDRVTEWLTSTFGQDQVVA; this is encoded by the coding sequence ATGGCAAGCCGTGAATTCTTAAAAATCCTTCAATCTGCTCGATTGGGTGATGTATCTGCACAACAAAAATTAGCCTCTGCTTATTTAACTGGGGCATTGAAAACTCCAATTCAGCCTGCTAATGCTTTGATTTGGTTAGAGAAATCTTATTTATCTATTCAAAATCAAATAGATAGCAAATTTACCCCGGGCATTACTAACTCTCCAGCATTAAAGGAATACACCCCAGAGATGCAGAGTGTTTTGAAGCAAATTTCAGCAGTTCCCTTGGAACTCACCTTTAATTCGCCGGCCTTTTCTTTTGGCTGGGAAACCTTCTGGATGCTAGCCAAGACAAATATTGATGTCAGCCATGCCGCGCAATGGCAACTCGCTGAACTACTGCTTGATCCTAATAAAAAAGATCTTCATGAGGCGCTTTCTGAGTGGCTCATTAAACGGAATGCAAGTCTTGACTTCCCCACCCTACAAAAAACTGCAAAAGAATTTCTAGTCCACTTAGTAGAATCAGAAACCCCCTTCACCAATTCGGCTAAAGAACTTCTGATAAAGCTCCAACCTAAAGATGAAGCACTCTCCTCTCTGTGGAGCGCTTGGCTCTCAGAAAAGAATGAAAGTGTACTTATGCAGGCGGCAGAACTCGGCCTGACAATTGCCAAGCTCACCTTAGGTTTACGTCTTGCACAATTGAATGAGGTCGACTCTGATGTAAGAGATTTGGATGGGCCGAGCGGCAAATCGAATGCATCCCTTAAGAAAGCTGCTTACTGGTTAGGGCTTGCCGCAAAAGATGGGGATCGTGATGCCTGGTTTGCTTTGGGTGAAATCTATCGTCGTCCGCAATTCTCTGGATATAACGCCAGTGAAAGTGATCGGTGTTTTGATCGCGCAGCTGATTTGGGTCATCCTGTGGCTCAATTCAGAAGAGGTGCGAACCTTTGGCGCAAGCGTGAAAAAGTAGAAGAGAAGATTCGCGGACTTCAGGCTTCCTATTGGATTTGGCAAGCTCACCAGCAAGGTGTACCTGAAGCAAAAGAATTACTAAGCAAAGTTCTGGAGAATGTTTCTAGTCCCAAGAACAATGATTGGCATCACTTAGCATTGCATGCAGAAAAAGCCTTGAACCACCATGCAGAGCATCAATTGGATGAGGAGTGGATCTTGCTTTGTCACCGACTCATTGTGGCCAATCAATTTAACTTGAGCAAGGCAGAGTTATTGCTATGTGAAGTTGGTCAACTCCAACATGAGCACTGTGTTGTTGTCGATATTCGCCATGAGTTACCAAAAATACTACCTAGATTAATTCAGATTGATACCACTCAGCAGCGCCGCTCATTGCTTGCAGCAGGAAAAGTTTTTGCGAGCAGCAATACAGACTTGGAGGGGAATCTAAGACAAAGGCGTTATCGATTTGATCGGGTAACCGAATGGCTTACTAGCACCTTCGGACAAGATCAAGTCGTGGCTTGA
- a CDS encoding porin, which yields MKKSLFAVAAVTAFAGAAQAQSSVTVYGILDMGYIGTNTRNVSGANIKTNTNQIGNSAEQSSRLGFRGTEDLGGGTSAFFTAEFNLFGTGNSLSQETSFRATTSGSGSTISGLQSRQAFVGLKKNGLGQFSVGNQYTPIHEAIGATDPGQQNNVVGSAIYPVAVNGTDLTTGAYTTRAANALVVKSDKFAGFSAKALYNLSQSNSSTNASNAVATTTGGGSVNSNGWGLAADYTWNKLLVTANYQSFQNRTTNGGFTTALNSNDNQFYGGATYDFGILKAYAGYVNRKITTTNDLTASRTAQQIGVRSFVTPTIEAWASVGQGRFSSNTAIGTVAPVASPASANFTAYQLGSNYWLSKRTNLYAIYGSSQQSSSATIASEGANQYAVGVRHTF from the coding sequence ATGAAAAAATCGCTATTCGCAGTTGCAGCCGTAACAGCATTTGCTGGTGCAGCTCAAGCTCAGTCCAGCGTAACCGTTTACGGTATTTTGGACATGGGTTACATCGGTACCAACACACGTAACGTGTCTGGCGCTAACATCAAAACAAATACAAACCAAATTGGTAACTCTGCTGAGCAGTCAAGCCGTTTAGGTTTCAGAGGTACTGAAGATTTGGGTGGCGGTACTTCAGCTTTCTTCACAGCTGAGTTCAACTTATTTGGAACAGGCAACAGCTTGTCACAAGAAACTAGCTTCAGAGCCACAACAAGTGGTTCAGGTAGCACAATCTCAGGTCTCCAAAGCCGTCAAGCTTTTGTTGGTTTGAAAAAGAATGGCTTAGGTCAGTTCTCTGTTGGTAATCAATACACTCCAATTCACGAAGCAATTGGCGCAACTGATCCTGGTCAGCAAAACAACGTAGTTGGTAGCGCAATCTATCCAGTTGCTGTTAACGGTACAGATTTGACTACTGGCGCTTATACTACTCGTGCTGCTAACGCATTGGTAGTTAAATCAGACAAGTTTGCTGGATTTTCTGCAAAAGCTTTGTACAACTTAAGCCAGTCAAATTCTTCAACTAATGCTTCAAACGCAGTTGCAACAACCACTGGCGGTGGTTCAGTTAACAGTAACGGTTGGGGTTTAGCTGCTGATTACACATGGAATAAACTCTTAGTTACTGCTAACTACCAGTCATTCCAGAACAGAACTACAAACGGTGGATTCACAACTGCATTAAACTCCAACGATAACCAGTTCTACGGTGGAGCTACCTATGACTTCGGTATTTTGAAGGCATATGCTGGTTACGTTAATCGTAAAATTACAACTACAAACGATTTGACAGCTTCACGTACTGCACAGCAGATCGGTGTTCGTAGCTTTGTAACTCCAACAATCGAGGCATGGGCTTCTGTTGGTCAGGGCCGCTTTAGTTCTAATACAGCTATTGGTACCGTTGCTCCAGTTGCCAGCCCAGCAAGTGCAAACTTCACTGCATACCAGTTGGGTAGCAACTATTGGTTGAGCAAGCGTACTAATTTGTATGCAATTTATGGCTCAAGCCAACAGTCTTCTTCTGCAACTATTGCTTCAGAAGGCGCTAACCAATATGCTGTTGGTGTTCGTCACACTTTCTAA
- a CDS encoding tetratricopeptide repeat protein — protein MTPTQKLNNEIFMIERALEAGRLEDAGRLLDRILKLDPKNPRANELYAYFLGASGESNKAFEQLKIACGLEGALPSALHELGRQYLYAGQFESAINYLEAALTRNGSFIGGLHDLGIAYALTGALQKAREAFENAYRLDPGSAEVVYNLGKVYDDLGMAEEAVKCYYDAVSIDPKMTSALINLGDVNVDLTHYEEAISNYDAALAVDSSLSDALVNRGVAFHIMKKFEEALSSFDQAILINKNCAGAHFNKALTLVSLERYQEGWKEYEWRWAYEKFTSPPRSFKSPLWLGAESLDGKSILIYSEQGLGDTIQFCRYLQILRGKVESIFVEVEQSLISTIESMNLGINVIKKGEVMPAHDYHCPMMSLPLALQQDQGRPPFPDKYLSASKELVSKWMARLGSSDIPRIGIVWRGSATHANDKNRSIALRELMSVLPEGYQYLSLQKEPTQDERMLLASNPMYLDYSIDISDFQDTAALVNCLDLVIGVDTSTIHLSSALGMRTWLLLSYVQDWRWSPDKEQSAWYSSMRILRQSVDQKWMPVLEQLKSEIRSFLEAYPKYDAEEKL, from the coding sequence ATGACTCCAACGCAAAAACTGAATAATGAAATCTTCATGATTGAGAGGGCGCTTGAAGCTGGTAGGTTGGAGGATGCAGGGCGCTTGTTAGATCGAATCCTTAAATTAGATCCGAAAAATCCGAGAGCAAATGAGTTATATGCTTATTTCCTCGGCGCAAGTGGAGAAAGCAATAAAGCATTTGAACAATTAAAGATAGCTTGTGGGCTCGAGGGAGCATTGCCATCAGCGCTACATGAATTGGGTCGTCAATATCTTTATGCTGGTCAATTTGAAAGTGCCATTAATTATTTAGAGGCCGCCTTAACACGCAATGGATCATTTATTGGGGGCTTGCATGATCTTGGAATTGCCTACGCTTTAACCGGGGCATTACAAAAGGCAAGAGAAGCTTTTGAGAATGCATATCGATTAGATCCCGGATCTGCTGAAGTGGTTTACAACCTAGGTAAAGTTTATGATGACTTAGGCATGGCTGAGGAGGCGGTCAAATGCTATTACGATGCAGTAAGCATTGATCCAAAAATGACATCAGCCCTCATTAATCTTGGTGATGTCAATGTAGATTTAACTCATTATGAAGAGGCCATTAGTAACTACGATGCTGCACTAGCGGTCGACTCATCTCTGAGCGACGCGCTGGTTAATCGTGGCGTAGCATTTCACATAATGAAGAAATTTGAAGAGGCGCTATCTTCATTTGATCAGGCAATCTTAATAAATAAAAATTGCGCGGGCGCCCATTTTAATAAAGCCTTAACATTGGTTTCCTTGGAAAGATATCAAGAGGGCTGGAAAGAGTATGAGTGGCGGTGGGCTTATGAAAAGTTTACAAGTCCACCAAGATCATTTAAGAGCCCGCTATGGCTGGGTGCTGAGTCTTTGGATGGCAAATCAATCTTAATCTATAGCGAGCAAGGGCTTGGAGACACAATTCAGTTCTGTAGGTACTTGCAAATTTTAAGAGGGAAAGTAGAGTCTATTTTTGTTGAGGTGGAGCAGTCATTGATTTCAACAATTGAAAGTATGAATCTTGGAATCAATGTGATTAAAAAAGGTGAAGTAATGCCCGCGCATGATTACCATTGCCCAATGATGTCTTTACCCTTGGCGCTCCAGCAAGATCAAGGTCGCCCTCCATTTCCAGATAAATATTTGAGTGCAAGTAAGGAATTGGTTTCAAAGTGGATGGCTCGTCTGGGTAGTTCAGATATACCAAGAATTGGGATTGTTTGGCGGGGCAGTGCAACGCACGCAAATGATAAGAATAGAAGCATTGCATTGAGAGAGCTAATGTCTGTTCTACCCGAGGGCTACCAATATCTGAGTCTTCAAAAGGAACCCACCCAGGATGAGAGAATGCTCTTGGCTTCTAATCCAATGTATTTAGACTATTCAATTGACATTAGTGATTTTCAGGATACTGCCGCATTAGTAAACTGTCTTGATTTGGTGATTGGGGTCGATACCAGTACGATTCACCTCAGTTCTGCCTTGGGAATGAGGACGTGGCTGCTGCTTTCTTATGTCCAAGATTGGAGATGGTCTCCAGATAAGGAGCAATCGGCTTGGTACTCAAGCATGCGAATACTAAGACAATCTGTTGATCAAAAATGGATGCCTGTTTTAGAGCAACTAAAGTCAGAAATACGAAGTTTTCTTGAAGCATATCCAAAATATGATGCCGAAGAAAAATTATGA